In Thiospirochaeta perfilievii, a single window of DNA contains:
- a CDS encoding adenylate/guanylate cyclase domain-containing protein, which translates to MILSKFRDRVESISSELDFNSDEYSRFKEWERVAKIEDVYQINLLELSESLNIDSQRMLKSFITMAKNELLDISWEYHCPSCNGVAEVHNHLAEVSKSSSCKMCQVDFYNILDENIGVAFTPSEEFIKIPKKFLEGLEKMRKMAINGSSDQKMEVVSMLKGKTFVSGLDCLHIEEFRDLFDDDNLPFDESLMIKNISILFTDVKGSTALYNRVGDATAYRLIREHFDILFKIIIDHGGIVIKTIGDAVMASFKTPRDSISAAIQIRRSLKEYDTKIESEKEILVKMGLHKGSTIMVTLNKSLDYFGQTVNIAARIQGEAKNNQIIISENMFKDQEVKSILKSSIKTLTRRRVKLRGIDNKRDIYILNFKD; encoded by the coding sequence ATGATACTTAGTAAGTTTAGGGATAGAGTAGAGAGTATAAGTAGTGAGTTAGATTTTAATAGTGATGAATATTCAAGATTTAAAGAGTGGGAAAGAGTTGCTAAAATTGAAGATGTATACCAGATAAATTTATTAGAGTTATCAGAATCCTTAAATATAGATAGCCAAAGAATGTTAAAGAGCTTTATTACTATGGCAAAAAACGAGTTACTGGATATAAGCTGGGAGTACCACTGTCCATCCTGTAATGGGGTAGCCGAAGTTCATAACCACTTAGCTGAAGTTTCCAAATCCTCATCCTGTAAAATGTGCCAAGTAGATTTCTACAATATTTTAGATGAGAATATTGGTGTTGCATTTACCCCATCAGAGGAGTTTATCAAAATACCTAAAAAATTCCTTGAAGGTCTCGAAAAAATGAGGAAAATGGCAATAAATGGAAGCAGTGACCAGAAGATGGAGGTGGTCTCGATGTTAAAGGGAAAAACCTTTGTATCAGGTTTAGACTGCCTACATATAGAGGAGTTTAGAGATCTATTTGATGATGATAATCTTCCATTTGATGAGTCCTTAATGATAAAAAACATATCTATTCTATTTACAGATGTAAAGGGATCAACAGCTCTATACAACAGAGTTGGGGATGCTACAGCTTACAGATTAATTAGGGAGCACTTTGATATTCTCTTTAAAATAATTATAGATCATGGAGGAATAGTTATAAAGACCATAGGGGATGCGGTTATGGCATCTTTTAAAACACCTAGAGACTCAATATCCGCAGCTATACAGATACGTAGGAGTTTAAAGGAATACGATACTAAAATTGAGTCAGAGAAGGAGATCCTTGTTAAGATGGGTTTACATAAGGGTTCAACAATTATGGTTACTCTAAATAAATCCCTAGATTACTTTGGCCAAACTGTTAATATTGCAGCAAGAATACAGGGAGAGGCGAAAAACAATCAGATTATAATCTCTGAGAATATGTTTAAAGATCAAGAGGTAAAAAGCATTTTAAAAAGCAGTATAAAAACCCTAACAAGGCGTAGGGTTAAATTAAGAGGAATAGATAACAAAAGAGATATCTATATCCTAAATTTTAAAGATTAA
- a CDS encoding ribonucleoside triphosphate reductase — MDWSEILGDKDLNIPKTGIKKIIKRDGSIDTYRPEKIAAAISKAIEAVRGVDNPELDSKLTKLTEKKLEEFQLTRHPNSIPAIEEIQDIVETTLMEAKEIDIAKAYILYRSRHEAIRDQNKLLLDIDETMDGYLSQSDWRVNENANINFSLGGLILHNSGTITANYWLKNIYTKEIAEAHSTGAFHIHDLSMFSGYCAGWSLRELIQNGLGGVSEKISSKPASHLSTLMFQIVNFFGIMQNEWAGAQAFSSFDTFLAPFVRADNLEYKEVKQAIQSFIFGVNTPSRWGSQAPFTNITLDWTVPSDLKDKKAIVGGEEQDYTYSDCVEEMKMVNKAFLELMLEGDANGRGFAYPIPTYNITPDFDWETENAKLLFEITAKYGTPYFQNFVNSDLNPEDVRSMCCRLQLDKRELRKRGGGLFGSDELTGSIGVVTINLPRIGYLSNTKEEFYHNLGHMMDLAASSLLLKRKVVNKMMENGLFPYTKKYLSNLNSHFSTIGLVGMNECLKNYIGTDLTTEEGQDTANEILIFMRDRLADYQEKTGDLFNLEATPAESTSYRLAKHDKKIYPNIITAGEDDPYYTNSTQLPVDFTRDIFEALDLQDALQTKYTGGTVFHGMLGEAIKDWKACRKLVQTISQNYKLPFFSISPIFSICSVHGYLAGAHDNCPKCREEEKMKINKQIEELKKQKITNGEV; from the coding sequence ATTGATTGGAGTGAAATTTTAGGTGATAAAGATCTTAATATCCCTAAAACAGGAATTAAGAAGATAATAAAAAGGGATGGAAGTATAGACACATATAGACCAGAGAAAATTGCTGCGGCTATATCTAAGGCTATTGAAGCTGTTAGAGGTGTTGATAATCCTGAACTTGATAGTAAACTTACAAAATTAACAGAAAAAAAATTGGAAGAATTTCAACTTACTAGACATCCAAACTCCATTCCAGCCATTGAAGAGATACAAGATATTGTAGAGACAACTCTAATGGAAGCTAAAGAGATAGATATAGCAAAAGCATACATACTATATAGATCGAGACACGAGGCTATTAGAGACCAAAATAAACTATTATTAGATATAGATGAGACAATGGATGGTTACCTATCCCAATCCGACTGGCGGGTTAATGAGAATGCTAATATTAACTTCTCCCTAGGTGGATTAATTTTACACAACTCTGGAACCATTACAGCCAACTACTGGCTTAAAAACATATATACAAAGGAGATTGCAGAGGCCCACTCAACTGGAGCATTTCATATCCATGACCTATCAATGTTTTCAGGGTACTGTGCAGGTTGGTCCCTAAGAGAGCTTATACAAAATGGTTTAGGTGGTGTTTCTGAGAAGATATCATCAAAACCAGCATCCCACCTGTCAACACTGATGTTCCAGATTGTTAACTTCTTTGGGATTATGCAAAATGAGTGGGCTGGAGCTCAAGCTTTTTCAAGTTTTGATACCTTCCTAGCCCCCTTTGTAAGGGCTGATAACTTAGAATACAAAGAGGTAAAACAAGCTATTCAGAGTTTTATTTTTGGTGTAAATACCCCGTCAAGATGGGGAAGCCAGGCACCTTTTACTAACATTACACTAGACTGGACTGTTCCATCTGACTTAAAGGATAAAAAAGCAATTGTTGGTGGAGAGGAACAGGATTACACCTACTCGGACTGTGTAGAAGAGATGAAAATGGTAAATAAAGCATTTTTAGAACTTATGTTAGAGGGTGATGCCAACGGTAGAGGTTTCGCCTACCCTATTCCGACCTACAATATAACACCTGATTTTGACTGGGAGACAGAGAATGCTAAGCTTCTCTTTGAAATAACAGCAAAATATGGAACACCGTATTTTCAGAACTTTGTAAATAGCGATCTAAACCCAGAGGATGTTAGATCCATGTGTTGTAGATTACAACTGGATAAAAGAGAGCTAAGAAAACGGGGTGGTGGTCTTTTTGGAAGTGATGAGTTAACTGGTTCAATTGGGGTTGTTACAATAAACCTACCTAGAATTGGTTATTTAAGTAATACTAAAGAGGAGTTTTACCACAACCTAGGCCACATGATGGATTTAGCAGCCTCATCCCTTCTATTAAAGAGAAAGGTTGTTAATAAAATGATGGAAAACGGTCTTTTCCCATATACTAAAAAATACTTAAGTAATCTAAACAGTCACTTCTCTACAATAGGTTTAGTAGGTATGAATGAGTGCCTTAAAAACTATATCGGTACAGACTTAACAACAGAAGAGGGACAGGATACCGCTAATGAGATTCTAATTTTCATGAGGGACAGATTAGCTGACTATCAAGAAAAGACAGGGGATCTATTTAATTTAGAGGCTACACCTGCAGAGAGTACAAGTTATAGATTAGCAAAACATGATAAAAAGATTTATCCAAATATAATAACTGCAGGAGAGGATGACCCATACTATACAAACTCAACCCAACTTCCTGTTGATTTTACAAGGGATATATTTGAAGCCCTAGATCTTCAGGATGCACTACAGACTAAGTATACAGGGGGAACAGTATTCCACGGTATGCTTGGGGAAGCTATTAAGGACTGGAAGGCGTGTAGAAAGTTAGTTCAAACTATATCACAAAACTACAAGCTACCATTTTTCTCAATCTCCCCAATTTTCTCAATATGTAGTGTTCATGGTTATTTAGCCGGAGCCCATGATAACTGTCCCAAATGCAGAGAAGAAGAAAAAATGAAAATAAACAAACAGATAGAAGAGCTTAAAAAACAAAAAATTACAAATGGAGAGGTTTAA
- a CDS encoding alanine racemase: MYIDNILKNNERMVEITMELHQKGEIPVNSWVINLDQVAKNAKALSSSAKKNGLSTYLMSKQHNRNPYINALAIKMGLNKIVAVDFQGALACRDYNIPLGHVGHLNQIPKHLIEEVLKLKPEVFTVYNIEHALWIDLCCKKLGYKQDILIRVYNNEDYVFDGQEGGFHVDEIETFINQISGLKNINIVGVTAFPCLNYNNTAQEKITPTSNIGAVNRALEILKNSNIDIKQVNMPGNTSSSEMEILKKLGATHVEPGNAVIGTSPSHAFYQDLAESTAILYLSEISHKYKDRYYAYGGGCYHTNYSDKMFTFVGSKWAETKKQGMVLYNHSIVQDIDYHMQLIPNKNQKIEIGDSVIGAYRTQMHMTRSYQVAISGISGERPLKVHYILDNGRNPLNSRLQPVKHIDVINDIDKLLESY; this comes from the coding sequence ATGTATATAGATAATATTTTAAAAAACAATGAGAGAATGGTAGAAATAACCATGGAACTACATCAAAAGGGTGAAATTCCTGTTAACTCATGGGTAATAAACTTAGATCAGGTTGCAAAAAATGCTAAGGCTCTTAGTAGTAGTGCTAAAAAAAATGGACTATCCACATACCTAATGTCAAAACAGCATAATAGAAACCCATATATCAATGCATTAGCTATAAAAATGGGATTAAATAAAATTGTTGCTGTGGACTTCCAGGGAGCTCTAGCCTGTAGAGATTACAATATTCCCCTAGGACATGTAGGACACCTTAATCAGATACCTAAACACCTTATAGAGGAAGTTTTAAAACTTAAACCCGAAGTTTTTACTGTATACAATATAGAACACGCTTTATGGATTGATCTGTGTTGTAAAAAGTTAGGATATAAACAGGATATTTTAATTCGTGTATATAACAATGAAGATTATGTTTTTGATGGTCAGGAGGGTGGATTTCATGTTGATGAAATAGAAACATTTATCAACCAGATTAGTGGGTTAAAAAATATTAACATTGTAGGAGTTACCGCATTTCCCTGTCTTAACTACAACAACACCGCCCAGGAAAAAATTACCCCTACTTCAAATATTGGTGCAGTAAACAGAGCTTTAGAGATACTAAAAAATAGTAATATTGATATAAAACAGGTCAATATGCCTGGAAATACATCATCAAGTGAGATGGAGATACTTAAAAAGTTAGGGGCTACCCATGTAGAACCTGGGAATGCGGTTATAGGGACATCCCCCTCCCACGCATTTTATCAGGATTTAGCGGAATCAACAGCCATACTCTACTTATCTGAGATATCCCATAAGTATAAAGATAGATACTACGCATATGGTGGTGGTTGTTACCATACTAATTATAGCGATAAAATGTTTACATTTGTAGGAAGTAAGTGGGCTGAAACAAAAAAACAGGGGATGGTTTTATACAATCACAGTATAGTACAGGATATAGACTACCATATGCAGCTTATACCTAATAAAAACCAGAAAATAGAGATAGGAGATAGTGTAATTGGAGCATATAGAACTCAGATGCATATGACAAGAAGCTACCAAGTTGCAATCTCTGGAATTTCTGGGGAAAGACCCCTTAAAGTACACTATATTTTAGATAATGGAAGGAACCCACTAAATAGTAGGTTACAACCTGTAAAGCATATAGATGTAATAAATGATATAGATAAACTTTTAGAGAGCTACTAA
- a CDS encoding M48 family metallopeptidase: MNNYIFATIYLTLLTIEFITLYTLTLLNINSVLKNRDNIPDIFKSIISPQKYEKSIAYTLKKEHFSIFRLVFSLILTVTILFSGILGGIESILMGLTSNKIILGLLFLGVVSLILGLFDLPLSLYSTFVIEEEFGFNKLTIKAYIGDMIKQIVLSLVLGIIILTTLFIFMDKTADLWWLWASIFFISFQLLLLVIYPNFIAPIFNKFSPLEDGELKIALEEMAVKANFKINGIYVMDGSKRSGHSNAYFTGIGSSKRIVLYDTLIENLSTEELCGVLAHEIGHWSKGHIKKRLILTFISVPLSFFILSLALNFKPLYTTFNMVEGTYHGLLVLMMLISSSFTFFFSPLSNLLSRKHEFEADSFAKNLRGESDSLIQALLKLSKDNLSNLTPDKNYSAFHYSHPPVIERVKNLKDLVE; encoded by the coding sequence ATGAACAACTACATTTTCGCTACAATATATTTAACACTATTAACAATAGAGTTTATTACTCTTTATACATTAACTCTACTAAATATAAATTCAGTATTAAAAAATAGGGATAACATTCCTGATATTTTTAAATCCATAATTTCACCCCAGAAGTATGAAAAGAGCATCGCCTATACATTAAAAAAAGAGCACTTCTCTATTTTTAGATTAGTATTTTCCTTAATATTAACTGTAACTATCCTGTTTTCAGGTATTTTAGGTGGTATAGAGTCGATATTAATGGGTCTTACATCAAATAAAATTATATTAGGACTGTTATTCCTTGGAGTAGTATCACTTATATTAGGTCTATTTGATCTACCCCTATCCCTCTATTCAACATTTGTAATAGAGGAGGAGTTTGGTTTTAATAAGTTAACTATTAAGGCTTATATAGGGGATATGATTAAACAGATAGTATTATCCCTTGTTCTAGGAATAATTATATTAACAACACTATTTATATTTATGGATAAGACAGCGGATCTTTGGTGGTTATGGGCTTCTATATTTTTTATATCATTTCAACTACTTCTACTCGTTATATATCCTAATTTTATTGCTCCAATATTTAATAAGTTTAGCCCATTAGAAGATGGAGAACTAAAAATTGCCCTAGAAGAGATGGCAGTAAAGGCTAATTTTAAAATTAATGGTATATATGTTATGGATGGGTCAAAGAGATCAGGCCACTCCAACGCCTACTTTACTGGAATTGGTAGCAGTAAACGTATTGTGTTATACGATACCCTTATAGAGAACCTAAGCACAGAGGAGTTATGTGGTGTTCTAGCCCACGAAATTGGTCATTGGAGTAAGGGGCATATAAAAAAGAGACTAATATTAACCTTTATCTCTGTTCCCCTATCTTTTTTTATCCTCTCTTTAGCACTTAACTTTAAACCTCTCTATACAACATTTAATATGGTAGAGGGTACATATCATGGACTATTAGTATTAATGATGTTAATTTCTAGCTCTTTTACCTTCTTCTTTTCACCTCTTTCTAACTTACTCTCTAGAAAACATGAGTTTGAGGCTGATAGTTTTGCCAAGAATCTAAGGGGAGAGTCGGACTCTTTAATACAGGCACTTTTAAAGCTATCCAAGGATAATCTAAGTAACTTAACACCGGATAAAAACTATTCGGCATTCCACTACTCCCATCCCCCTGTAATTGAGAGGGTAAAGAATTTGAAAGATTTAGTAGAATAA
- a CDS encoding nitroreductase family protein gives MAVIDLIKGRSSCRNFSDKSIDESIVNSIVEAGRLAPSAKNRQPWRFIIISEENRKNRLLEACFGADVIKTADKIVAVCTTNINYVMPNGQNAHDMDLSIATSFMMLQAEHEGLGSCIVTTYNEEMIRELLTVPFSMRVYCLLALGYKGDTAEIKKERKSFQDVHNMEHW, from the coding sequence ATGGCAGTTATAGATTTAATAAAGGGACGCTCATCCTGTAGAAATTTCAGTGATAAAAGTATTGATGAGTCTATAGTTAATAGTATTGTAGAGGCGGGGAGACTTGCTCCATCTGCAAAGAATAGACAGCCTTGGAGATTTATAATAATTTCTGAAGAAAATAGAAAAAATAGGTTACTAGAAGCATGTTTTGGTGCAGATGTTATCAAAACTGCCGATAAGATAGTAGCTGTATGTACCACAAATATTAACTATGTTATGCCAAATGGTCAAAATGCCCATGATATGGATCTTAGTATAGCTACATCTTTTATGATGTTACAAGCTGAACATGAGGGGCTAGGATCTTGTATTGTAACTACGTATAATGAAGAGATGATACGGGAGTTATTAACAGTTCCGTTTTCAATGCGTGTATACTGTTTGTTAGCCTTAGGATATAAGGGTGATACTGCTGAAATTAAAAAAGAAAGGAAATCTTTTCAAGATGTTCACAATATGGAACACTGGTAG
- the ung gene encoding uracil-DNA glycosylase codes for MAVEWEQFIKNELDEEYFRVLQDKIAKDREIFTIYPKESNIYKAFEITPVDKIKCVIIGQDPYFNPDEAQGLAFSVDSSIKIPPSLRNIYKELLDDLGVSRPDGNLLPWGKQGVFLINRVLTVRAGEPNSHKDYGWLIFTKKVIEYISSLERPIVFMLWGAEARKLKGVIGRRHLILEAPHPSPLSSYRGFFGCKHFSKCNKFLKKNGLKEIDWGRE; via the coding sequence ATGGCCGTAGAGTGGGAACAATTTATAAAAAATGAGTTAGATGAGGAGTATTTTAGGGTTTTACAGGATAAAATAGCAAAGGATAGGGAAATCTTTACAATTTATCCTAAGGAGTCAAATATTTATAAAGCTTTTGAAATTACTCCTGTAGATAAAATTAAGTGTGTAATAATTGGACAGGATCCATATTTTAATCCAGATGAGGCCCAGGGTCTTGCCTTTTCAGTTGATAGTAGTATTAAAATACCTCCATCTTTAAGAAATATTTATAAAGAGTTATTAGATGACCTGGGGGTATCTAGGCCAGATGGGAACTTATTACCCTGGGGTAAACAGGGTGTTTTTTTAATAAATAGGGTATTAACAGTTAGAGCAGGGGAGCCAAACTCCCACAAGGATTATGGCTGGCTTATATTTACTAAAAAAGTTATAGAGTATATCTCATCCCTAGAGAGACCTATAGTATTTATGTTGTGGGGGGCGGAAGCTAGGAAATTAAAGGGAGTAATAGGTCGTAGACACTTAATTTTAGAGGCTCCCCATCCTAGTCCCCTCTCATCCTATAGAGGTTTTTTTGGTTGTAAACACTTTTCTAAGTGTAACAAGTTTCTTAAAAAAAATGGATTAAAAGAGATAGATTGGGGGAGAGAGTAG
- a CDS encoding patatin-like phospholipase family protein → MKRKIGLVLEGGGAKGAYHLGVYKALMEMGYHFSGVAGTSIGALNGALIAQGDWKKAWDLWYYSSNNSAYGIDEETFKSIGKGHFNPENTKYAASFITDVIKGRGLDIESMKKLFLDIFNEDKIRKSKTELGIVTVKLPEFKSVELFKEDIPKGELFNYLIASANFPLFQTNNKMDGAYIDGGFKNNLPLNMLPMKDIYELIAVRTFAPGITRKLKSKDIKVTYIEPSKSLGSMLDFDRDKARRHLQLGYFDAYKKIKGYVGREFCIIPLKEDLVYITSMLQTADDRILLAAKVMGYKNVNPKRFMFEKLFPQIAYYLEMDLNTSYEVLIITFFEEVAMTLTMDRDKIYKADEFISTVRELFFIQHKNYSKYKNLPKIIQSNSFFSSFVKSDFFKFIMDIFFK, encoded by the coding sequence ATGAAAAGAAAAATTGGTTTAGTTCTAGAAGGTGGTGGGGCAAAGGGTGCATATCACCTTGGTGTATATAAGGCTTTAATGGAAATGGGTTATCACTTTTCTGGGGTAGCTGGAACTTCAATTGGTGCTTTAAATGGAGCTTTAATTGCCCAGGGGGATTGGAAAAAAGCCTGGGATTTGTGGTATTACTCATCTAATAATTCTGCCTACGGAATAGATGAGGAGACTTTTAAAAGTATTGGAAAGGGACACTTTAATCCTGAGAATACTAAATACGCTGCAAGTTTTATTACCGATGTAATAAAGGGGCGAGGTTTAGATATAGAGAGTATGAAAAAACTCTTTTTAGATATTTTTAATGAGGATAAAATTAGAAAGTCCAAAACTGAACTTGGAATTGTAACTGTAAAACTACCAGAGTTTAAAAGTGTTGAACTTTTTAAAGAGGATATTCCTAAGGGTGAGTTATTTAACTATTTAATAGCAAGTGCTAACTTTCCCCTCTTTCAAACCAATAATAAGATGGATGGGGCATATATTGATGGTGGTTTTAAAAATAACCTACCTCTAAACATGCTTCCAATGAAAGATATTTATGAGTTAATAGCTGTTAGAACATTTGCCCCAGGAATTACTCGAAAGTTAAAAAGCAAAGACATTAAAGTTACATATATAGAACCTAGTAAAAGCCTAGGATCGATGTTGGATTTTGATAGGGATAAGGCTAGGAGACACTTACAACTAGGTTATTTTGATGCATATAAAAAGATAAAAGGTTATGTTGGAAGGGAGTTCTGTATAATTCCATTAAAAGAAGATCTTGTCTATATAACCAGTATGTTGCAAACGGCGGATGATAGAATTCTATTAGCTGCTAAGGTTATGGGGTATAAAAATGTTAATCCTAAAAGGTTTATGTTCGAAAAACTCTTTCCCCAGATCGCCTACTATTTAGAGATGGATTTAAATACATCCTACGAGGTCTTAATTATTACTTTTTTCGAAGAGGTAGCAATGACTTTAACAATGGATAGAGATAAAATTTATAAGGCTGACGAATTTATATCCACTGTAAGGGAGCTTTTTTTTATTCAGCATAAAAATTACTCAAAATATAAAAATCTTCCTAAGATAATTCAGAGTAATAGTTTCTTTTCATCCTTTGTAAAAAGCGATTTTTTTAAATTTATTATGGATATTTTCTTTAAATAG
- a CDS encoding SDR family NAD(P)-dependent oxidoreductase, with protein sequence MVALITGATSGIGKSYSTLLASKGWDLIITGRRDDIIIKHGKLLEERYKVRVEVVIVDFNSRESFNSFLDNYVKDSSREIGFLVNSVGFSNRCDFFNTDFDITHKMIEAHISRLSEITHYVVNSMKKYNRGGFVVNVSSLVGYLPSLHDPFYSGSKSFISTYSESISMILKPFNIVVQSLCPGFTKTDFHKDMNLAEDEFKNRGLKRWMSADDVVSYSYKKLKPGKVIVIPGIANKIIYYAVKILPKPLYYKIAGNNKTLTNRSLN encoded by the coding sequence ATGGTAGCACTTATTACAGGGGCCACAAGTGGTATAGGGAAAAGTTACAGCACCTTATTAGCAAGTAAGGGTTGGGACTTAATAATTACAGGAAGAAGAGATGATATAATAATAAAACATGGAAAGCTTTTAGAAGAGAGATATAAAGTAAGAGTTGAAGTTGTCATTGTAGATTTTAATAGTAGGGAGTCTTTTAACTCTTTTTTAGATAACTACGTAAAAGATAGCTCTAGGGAGATTGGATTTTTAGTTAACAGTGTTGGTTTTTCAAATAGATGTGATTTTTTTAATACAGACTTTGATATTACCCATAAAATGATTGAAGCACACATCTCTAGACTAAGCGAAATAACCCACTATGTGGTAAATAGCATGAAAAAGTATAATAGGGGAGGTTTTGTTGTTAATGTCTCATCCCTTGTTGGTTATCTTCCCTCCCTTCATGACCCATTTTACTCCGGTTCAAAGTCCTTTATCTCTACCTATTCGGAATCCATATCTATGATACTAAAACCCTTTAACATAGTTGTTCAATCCCTATGTCCAGGTTTTACAAAGACAGACTTTCATAAGGATATGAACCTCGCTGAGGATGAGTTTAAAAACAGAGGGTTAAAAAGGTGGATGAGTGCAGATGATGTGGTTTCCTACTCTTATAAAAAATTAAAACCTGGTAAAGTTATTGTAATACCGGGTATCGCTAATAAGATTATATACTACGCTGTTAAAATACTTCCTAAACCTCTTTATTATAAAATAGCGGGGAATAATAAAACTTTAACAAACCGAAGTTTAAATTAA
- a CDS encoding IS110 family transposase yields the protein MKLSIGSDLHKTQFTTLSLSEDRKIEESGMYPTNKTGYGEFLKQVKEWIEQGYEISIAVESTGNARFFRNKMISAGIEVKVVNTLKFKVINESVKKTDKHDARTLAEFLEKDMLPESILCSQESEDIRRILKSRSILVKTVVSLKNQVHGLLLGYGIESKRGQLQSKKERQRILVGLEDHRFNGNAANAVRPLLNTIDQVSSEVKILEKVLAKMVEEDEDVALLQTIPGVGIITASTIRAFTDDIERYSSAKKYAAHAGLVPWVQNSNMTIHHGHITKRGPVELRTAFVQTVMGMIRSKKHTMGYRLMSRYTDMKKHKGSGKSIIATARKMSTIVYTILKTREPFDPQKMAHNSKYREMQATALGAALAV from the coding sequence ATGAAACTTAGTATAGGTTCAGACCTACACAAAACACAATTTACAACACTTTCACTTAGTGAAGATCGTAAAATTGAAGAATCAGGAATGTATCCAACAAATAAAACGGGGTATGGAGAATTCTTAAAACAGGTTAAAGAATGGATAGAGCAAGGATACGAAATATCTATTGCTGTTGAATCAACTGGAAATGCAAGATTTTTTAGAAACAAAATGATTAGTGCAGGAATTGAAGTAAAAGTTGTGAATACACTGAAGTTCAAAGTTATAAATGAGTCTGTGAAGAAAACAGATAAGCATGATGCAAGAACATTAGCAGAGTTTTTGGAAAAAGATATGCTTCCAGAGTCGATTTTATGTTCTCAGGAAAGTGAAGATATCAGAAGAATATTAAAGTCACGATCTATTTTAGTAAAAACTGTTGTTTCTTTAAAAAATCAAGTTCATGGTCTATTACTTGGATATGGTATTGAATCCAAAAGAGGACAGTTGCAAAGTAAAAAAGAGAGGCAGCGAATCCTTGTGGGTCTCGAAGACCATAGGTTTAACGGAAACGCCGCCAATGCGGTAAGACCGCTACTTAATACGATAGATCAGGTATCATCAGAAGTCAAGATTTTAGAAAAAGTCTTAGCTAAAATGGTTGAAGAAGATGAAGATGTTGCACTTCTTCAAACAATACCTGGTGTTGGAATAATAACAGCATCAACAATAAGAGCATTTACTGATGATATTGAAAGATACAGTAGTGCAAAAAAATATGCAGCACATGCAGGACTTGTTCCATGGGTTCAAAACTCAAATATGACAATACATCATGGTCATATAACGAAAAGAGGACCAGTAGAGCTTAGAACTGCATTTGTACAAACTGTAATGGGAATGATTAGAAGTAAAAAACATACTATGGGATACAGATTAATGAGTAGGTATACAGATATGAAAAAACATAAAGGTTCTGGGAAAAGTATTATAGCTACAGCCAGAAAAATGAGTACCATAGTTTATACAATACTAAAAACTAGAGAACCATTTGATCCTCAGAAAATGGCTCACAATAGTAAATATAGAGAAATGCAGGCGACAGCATTAGGTGCCGCACTTGCTGTGTAG
- the nrdR gene encoding transcriptional regulator NrdR codes for MKCPLCGLIQDKVLESRQNSSGTSIRRRRECSACSYRFTSYEKIEELPLMVIKHDGRRQPFDIKKIERGLNRAVEKRPVPQMVIEKALHNIEDEAELGGKANHEISSDFLGNLILSKLAEIDRVAYIRFASVYRKFESVDEFIEEINKLKS; via the coding sequence ATGAAATGCCCCCTATGTGGATTAATACAAGATAAGGTTCTAGAGTCTAGACAAAACAGCAGTGGGACATCTATACGTAGAAGAAGAGAGTGCTCAGCCTGTAGCTACAGGTTTACATCCTACGAGAAAATAGAAGAGTTACCATTAATGGTTATAAAACATGATGGGAGACGTCAACCATTTGATATTAAGAAAATAGAGAGGGGCCTTAACAGAGCTGTAGAGAAGAGACCTGTACCCCAAATGGTAATAGAGAAGGCTCTACACAATATAGAGGATGAAGCAGAATTAGGAGGTAAGGCGAACCATGAGATATCTTCGGATTTCCTAGGTAACCTAATTCTTTCTAAGTTAGCGGAAATTGATAGAGTAGCATATATTCGATTTGCATCGGTCTACAGAAAATTCGAGAGTGTAGATGAGTTTATTGAAGAGATTAATAAATTAAAAAGTTAA